One part of the Gemmatimonadaceae bacterium genome encodes these proteins:
- a CDS encoding VOC family protein has product MTPRFRTTGFHHITMVSSNAARTLGFYRGVLGIGLVKQTVNFDDPGSYHLYFGDETGAPGTILTFFEWTGLPHGSPGVGGVHHLALGVETPEAQLKWKRRLVDAGVPVSGPFNRGWFRSIYFADPDGQILEIATRGPGYALDEPADALGRTELLPPGAQIRGDRDEAAIASLTHAEPVPVITADMALQGIHHISAITTDLTRLDEFYSSALGLALVKKSFNQDNPSVKHWFWASYDGKDVAPHSALTFFGWPPRGRLVRPGIGQTHHIAFRAADADEQLAWRDHLLSSGVSVSPVMDRTYFQSIYFRDPDGLLLEIATDGPGFSRDEAPEALGRELRLPAWLEPDRERIAGGLTPLAV; this is encoded by the coding sequence ATGACACCCCGTTTCCGCACGACCGGTTTTCACCACATCACGATGGTTTCGTCGAACGCCGCCCGCACGCTCGGGTTCTACCGCGGCGTGCTCGGCATCGGCCTCGTGAAGCAGACCGTCAACTTCGACGATCCGGGATCGTACCACCTCTATTTCGGCGACGAGACCGGCGCGCCGGGCACCATTCTCACGTTCTTCGAGTGGACGGGGCTCCCGCACGGCAGCCCGGGAGTCGGCGGCGTGCACCACCTCGCCCTTGGTGTCGAAACGCCAGAAGCGCAGCTCAAGTGGAAGCGGCGCCTCGTGGATGCCGGTGTACCGGTGAGCGGTCCGTTCAATCGAGGATGGTTCCGCAGCATCTACTTTGCCGATCCTGACGGTCAGATCCTGGAAATCGCGACCCGAGGTCCGGGCTACGCTCTGGACGAACCCGCAGACGCGCTTGGCCGCACGGAACTGCTGCCACCGGGCGCGCAGATCCGCGGCGATCGCGACGAAGCTGCGATTGCCAGCCTAACGCACGCCGAGCCGGTGCCGGTGATCACCGCGGACATGGCGCTGCAGGGTATCCATCACATCAGCGCCATCACGACCGATCTCACGCGCCTGGACGAGTTCTATTCCAGCGCGCTGGGGCTTGCCCTGGTGAAGAAGAGCTTCAACCAGGACAATCCGTCGGTGAAGCACTGGTTCTGGGCATCGTACGACGGCAAGGACGTCGCGCCGCACAGCGCGCTTACGTTCTTTGGATGGCCGCCGCGCGGTCGGCTCGTGCGTCCCGGCATCGGCCAGACGCATCACATCGCGTTCAGGGCCGCGGACGCCGACGAGCAGCTTGCGTGGCGCGACCATCTGCTCTCGTCGGGGGTCAGCGTGTCTCCCGTCATGGATCGCACCTACTTCCAGAGCATCTACTTCCGCGATCCGGACGGGCTCCTGCTCGAAATCGCCACCGACGGCCCGGGCTTTTCGAGGGATGAAGCGCCGGAGGCCCTGGGTCGAGAACTGCGGCTCCCCGCGTGGCTCGAGCCGGATCGTGAACGGATTGCCGGCGGTCTGACGCCGCTGGCGGTCTGA
- a CDS encoding MarR family transcriptional regulator codes for MPRTATSSALSTAASRTDAGDERTDAALRLWVILTRAQAAINVLATDDIRSEGLSEGEFGVLEYLYHKGPRLLGEIQRGVLVSSGGITFLVDRLVEKGLVERRECPTDRRARYAALTKDGEKLLRRIFPRHARRIVDAVAGLTLTEQKQAAELLKRLGLHAAELAPDP; via the coding sequence ATGCCGCGCACCGCAACCTCTTCCGCCCTCTCCACGGCAGCGTCTCGCACTGATGCCGGTGACGAACGCACGGACGCCGCACTCCGGCTCTGGGTCATTCTCACACGGGCCCAGGCCGCGATCAATGTCCTCGCGACCGACGACATCCGCTCGGAGGGCCTGAGCGAGGGTGAGTTCGGCGTCCTCGAGTACCTCTATCACAAGGGACCCAGGCTGCTGGGCGAAATCCAGCGCGGGGTGCTGGTGTCGAGCGGCGGCATCACGTTCCTTGTCGATCGACTGGTGGAGAAGGGGCTCGTCGAGCGGAGGGAGTGTCCGACGGATCGCCGCGCACGCTACGCGGCCCTGACGAAGGACGGCGAGAAGCTGCTCCGTCGCATCTTCCCGCGACATGCCCGACGGATCGTCGACGCGGTCGCCGGACTGACGCTGACTGAGCAGAAGCAGGCGGCAGAACTTCTCAAGCGGCTCGGACTACACGCCGCGGAACTGGCGCCGGACCCATAG
- a CDS encoding cupin domain-containing protein: MPSPSVTHYRWDAMPIEEVTPMLGRRLITGDRMMLAHVYLKKGCIVPRHNHHNEQLTYIISGALRFWIGEDEREIIDVAAGEVLHIPSLVFHKAEALEDTLDVDIFSPPREDWINKTDAYLRAGNK; encoded by the coding sequence ATGCCGTCGCCGTCTGTCACGCACTACCGCTGGGATGCCATGCCGATCGAGGAGGTGACGCCGATGCTCGGTCGGCGACTCATCACGGGCGACCGCATGATGCTCGCGCACGTCTACCTGAAGAAGGGCTGCATCGTCCCGCGCCACAACCACCACAACGAGCAGCTCACCTACATCATCTCCGGTGCGCTGCGGTTCTGGATCGGGGAAGACGAACGCGAAATCATCGACGTGGCCGCGGGCGAAGTGCTGCACATCCCGTCCCTGGTGTTCCACAAGGCCGAGGCGCTCGAGGACACGCTCGACGTGGACATCTTCAGTCCGCCGCGCGAGGACTGGATCAACAAGACCGACGCCTACCTGCGCGCCGGCAACAAGTAG
- a CDS encoding GNAT family N-acetyltransferase encodes MELPLTRLTIRSWRTDDAAALAPLADDYEVWRNLRDRFPHPYAVADAHEFITRALSREPQVNYAIALDGAPIGSIGIIPGEDIYRFSAEFGYWLGRPFWGRGFASEAILGFTDWAFAEWNFIRFNAFVFSWNTASARALERGGFTREATMKCAAVKEGRAADEWCYARLRPGAASGAVVHGA; translated from the coding sequence ATGGAACTTCCCCTCACGCGCCTCACCATCAGGTCATGGCGCACCGACGATGCGGCCGCGCTGGCTCCACTGGCGGATGATTACGAGGTGTGGCGCAACCTCCGCGATCGCTTCCCGCATCCCTATGCGGTGGCCGACGCGCACGAGTTCATCACGCGCGCACTGAGCCGCGAGCCGCAGGTCAACTACGCGATTGCGCTCGACGGGGCGCCCATCGGCTCCATCGGGATCATCCCGGGCGAGGACATCTACCGGTTCTCTGCCGAGTTCGGCTACTGGTTAGGCAGGCCGTTCTGGGGTCGCGGCTTCGCGTCCGAAGCCATCCTTGGGTTCACGGACTGGGCGTTCGCCGAGTGGAACTTCATCCGGTTCAATGCCTTCGTCTTTTCCTGGAACACTGCCTCGGCGCGCGCCCTGGAGCGCGGCGGCTTCACGCGGGAGGCGACCATGAAGTGCGCCGCGGTCAAGGAAGGTCGAGCGGCCGATGAGTGGTGCTATGCCAGGCTGCGACCCGGCGCCGCCTCGGGCGCCGTGGTGCACGGGGCGTAA
- a CDS encoding GMC family oxidoreductase produces the protein MTQPRVYECDVCIIGSGISAAMVAESLAPTSARVIVIEAGAESPDPAQFPRLRQRFLRYGESPWPRDHIDGLGPPGIQSRSMCVGGLAMHWGGVTPRFSPEDFRTHSLFGVGSDWPITYDDLDPYYQRAEELMGIAGEQGPAALDPRSKPFPLPAIPLTWNLEKLKGWAANAGIPTWSQPSAKLTVARDGRGACCRNDTCFPICPVGAKYSPDMTWRTLRSRRRVELHAMTLVRRLRPAANGARIEAAEAVRRGSGGESAVEYRAKTFVVAAGYIWSAYLLLLSRSGRFPDGLANSSGLVGKYLTGHRNVQAFVSLPMQLYPGINEQHSLVTKHFMRTPRTSKYVRHDLRLWESAVGRAPRLTDDTGALMLGDAVMADWQQRTREGTARVRAYYDVVPDRESALTLDGAKRTPFGDPAPVITMRDDPVSRDLRGFTEEHVRVVFDELARAGNGRVLRSNVDAFQDHPGGGCRMGSDPAHSVVDSWGRTHDHENLFVTGAPTIVSSSSANGTLTFCALSLRTGEAVARGA, from the coding sequence ATGACGCAGCCGCGCGTGTACGAATGCGACGTGTGCATCATCGGCTCGGGGATCTCGGCGGCGATGGTGGCCGAGTCGCTGGCGCCGACCAGCGCACGCGTCATCGTCATCGAGGCCGGCGCCGAGTCACCGGACCCGGCGCAGTTTCCCCGGCTGCGGCAGCGCTTTCTGCGCTACGGAGAAAGCCCCTGGCCCCGGGATCACATCGACGGCCTCGGTCCACCGGGCATCCAGTCGCGCTCGATGTGCGTGGGCGGACTCGCCATGCACTGGGGCGGCGTCACCCCCCGGTTCTCGCCCGAAGACTTCCGGACGCACTCGCTCTTTGGCGTCGGCTCGGACTGGCCGATCACGTATGACGACCTGGATCCCTACTATCAGCGTGCCGAGGAGCTGATGGGGATCGCTGGCGAGCAGGGGCCGGCTGCCCTCGATCCACGGAGCAAGCCGTTCCCGCTGCCGGCCATTCCGCTGACGTGGAACCTGGAAAAGCTGAAGGGATGGGCGGCCAATGCAGGCATCCCCACCTGGAGCCAGCCGTCGGCCAAGCTGACTGTCGCGCGTGATGGTCGCGGAGCGTGCTGTCGCAACGATACGTGTTTTCCGATCTGCCCTGTGGGCGCGAAGTACTCGCCCGACATGACGTGGCGAACGCTGCGGTCCCGACGGCGCGTCGAGCTGCATGCCATGACGCTCGTCAGGCGTTTGCGACCGGCGGCGAACGGCGCGAGGATCGAAGCTGCGGAGGCCGTACGGCGCGGATCCGGAGGCGAGAGCGCGGTCGAGTACCGGGCGAAGACCTTCGTGGTGGCAGCGGGCTACATCTGGAGTGCCTACCTGCTGTTGTTGTCGCGCAGTGGGCGCTTTCCCGACGGTCTGGCGAATTCCTCGGGTCTGGTGGGGAAATACCTCACCGGGCATCGCAATGTGCAGGCGTTCGTCTCGCTGCCGATGCAGCTCTACCCCGGCATCAACGAACAGCATTCCCTGGTGACGAAGCACTTCATGCGCACGCCGCGCACCTCGAAGTATGTGCGGCACGACCTGCGACTCTGGGAGTCCGCCGTGGGAAGGGCCCCGCGACTCACCGACGACACCGGCGCACTCATGCTCGGCGATGCGGTCATGGCCGACTGGCAGCAACGGACGCGGGAGGGCACGGCGCGGGTACGGGCGTACTACGACGTGGTACCGGATCGCGAGAGTGCGCTCACGCTCGACGGCGCGAAGCGGACGCCATTCGGCGATCCGGCCCCGGTGATCACCATGCGCGACGACCCCGTATCCCGCGACCTGCGCGGCTTCACCGAGGAGCACGTGCGGGTCGTCTTTGACGAGCTGGCGCGGGCCGGCAATGGCCGCGTCCTGCGATCCAACGTGGATGCGTTCCAGGATCATCCCGGCGGCGGATGCCGCATGGGGAGCGACCCGGCGCACAGTGTGGTCGACAGCTGGGGGCGAACGCACGACCACGAGAACCTGTTCGTGACCGGCGCACCGACCATCGTTTCATCGAGCAGCGCGAACGGAACGCTCACGTTCTGCGCGCTGTCGCTGCGCACGGGTGAGGCGGTCGCACGCGGCGCGTGA
- a CDS encoding amidohydrolase family protein has translation MLRLCLLGVGLGLAVASVDAQPVAITAARVFDGAGRWIPNGAVVVEGKRITSVGALPATFRGVRYDLGDATLMPGLIDVHAHLAWYFNKQDRLHTANDGDTPTESMLAIAGNAWETLRAGVTTIQSPGSPEDAEVRGAIGRGWIPGPRVLTSLGSINENAGTPAQIRERVRTFRQRGADLIKLFASKSIRDGGAPTMTFEQVQAACDEAHALGLRVLVHAHASDAMNIASRARCDQIEHGMLSDQAALDVAAANGVYLSPQCSLVIENYLQNRRKFEGIGNYNEEGFAAMRNSEAARITTIRNAVRTKGLKVVFGTDAVAGAHGRNAEELVCRVQRGGQSVADALASAQSVAAESMRLADSLGTLRAGLLADVIAVPGDVRQDITALLRVRFVMKDGVVYRNEPGARR, from the coding sequence ATGCTTCGTTTGTGTTTGCTCGGAGTCGGGCTGGGTCTCGCGGTCGCGAGTGTCGATGCACAGCCGGTGGCGATCACGGCCGCGCGGGTGTTTGACGGTGCCGGACGCTGGATACCCAACGGCGCGGTCGTGGTCGAGGGGAAGCGCATCACAAGCGTGGGAGCGCTGCCAGCGACGTTTCGCGGCGTGCGCTATGACCTGGGCGATGCGACGCTGATGCCGGGCCTTATCGATGTGCATGCGCACCTTGCCTGGTACTTCAACAAACAGGACCGGCTGCATACCGCGAACGACGGCGACACGCCCACCGAGTCCATGCTGGCTATCGCGGGGAACGCATGGGAGACGCTGCGGGCCGGTGTGACGACGATCCAGAGCCCGGGATCGCCTGAAGACGCGGAGGTGCGCGGCGCGATCGGTCGTGGCTGGATTCCCGGCCCGCGCGTGCTCACGTCGCTCGGCTCCATCAATGAAAACGCCGGCACGCCGGCGCAGATCCGTGAGCGGGTGCGCACGTTCAGGCAGCGGGGAGCCGACCTGATCAAGCTGTTCGCCTCGAAGAGCATCCGGGACGGTGGCGCGCCGACGATGACGTTCGAGCAGGTGCAGGCGGCGTGCGATGAGGCCCACGCGCTGGGGCTTCGGGTGCTGGTGCATGCCCACGCCAGCGACGCGATGAACATCGCCTCGCGGGCGCGATGCGATCAGATCGAACACGGCATGCTCTCCGACCAGGCCGCGCTCGACGTCGCGGCGGCCAACGGCGTCTACCTGTCGCCGCAGTGCAGCCTGGTGATCGAGAACTACCTGCAGAACCGCCGCAAGTTCGAGGGCATCGGCAACTACAACGAGGAGGGCTTTGCCGCGATGCGCAACAGCGAAGCGGCGCGCATCACCACCATCCGCAATGCGGTACGCACCAAGGGGCTCAAGGTGGTGTTTGGTACCGACGCCGTGGCCGGCGCACACGGGCGCAACGCCGAGGAACTGGTGTGCCGGGTGCAGCGCGGCGGGCAGTCGGTGGCTGACGCACTGGCATCGGCACAATCGGTGGCCGCCGAGTCGATGCGGCTGGCAGATTCGCTGGGAACGTTGCGCGCCGGCCTGCTGGCCGACGTGATCGCGGTGCCTGGGGACGTGCGTCAGGACATCACTGCGCTCCTGCGTGTTCGGTTCGTGATGAAGGACGGTGTGGTCTACCGGAACGAGCCGGGAGCGCGGCGATGA